The Spirosoma foliorum genome has a window encoding:
- the rodA gene encoding rod shape-determining protein RodA, whose protein sequence is MARQNDPFSQNIDWLTLLLYLACVTMGWLNVYAAVYSPEDHTSLFDLSTNAGKQLMWIGTTVILIICVLVINHTFFDTFAFVFYGFMILLLILVLFLGSNINGSRSWFKFGSFTLQPAEFAKVATALALAKYLDVPGINLSKQKDLMYIAGIIVLPCILILASNETGSTLVFASFAIMLYREGLPGWIPAVGLSAAALFILALVFAKLYIFLGIVVLLLLVILLMPRYNRTLPNLLGMGLVGLVMMGYVAGVDFFVNNVLQKHQRNRIKVLVDPTIDPLGVGWNVTQAKIAIGSGRLQGKGFLEGTQTKFDFVPEQSTDFIFCTIGEEHGFLGSLVVVALFVALLSRIVILAEKQRTKFARVYGYCVAGIIFFHVMVNIGMTIGLMPVIGIPLPFFSYGGSSLWSFSILLFIFLKLDSRRAGAMWR, encoded by the coding sequence TTGGCTCGTCAAAACGACCCCTTCTCACAAAACATTGACTGGCTCACGCTACTGTTGTATCTCGCTTGCGTTACGATGGGCTGGCTCAATGTCTATGCTGCTGTATACAGCCCTGAAGATCACACTAGCCTGTTCGACCTGTCGACCAACGCAGGAAAACAGTTAATGTGGATTGGTACAACCGTGATTCTGATTATCTGTGTTCTGGTTATCAACCACACGTTTTTCGACACGTTTGCCTTTGTCTTCTACGGCTTTATGATTTTGCTGTTGATTCTGGTACTTTTTCTCGGAAGCAACATAAATGGATCGCGGTCGTGGTTCAAGTTCGGATCGTTTACCCTTCAACCAGCCGAATTTGCCAAAGTAGCAACGGCGCTGGCACTGGCGAAATACCTGGATGTTCCGGGTATTAATCTGTCCAAACAGAAAGACCTGATGTACATTGCCGGCATTATTGTGCTGCCTTGTATTCTGATTCTGGCCTCTAATGAAACGGGCTCTACGCTTGTATTTGCCTCGTTTGCTATTATGCTTTATCGGGAGGGGCTACCGGGCTGGATTCCGGCTGTGGGTTTGTCGGCAGCCGCTTTATTTATCCTGGCGCTTGTGTTTGCCAAGTTGTATATCTTTTTGGGAATCGTTGTCTTGCTGTTGCTCGTAATTCTACTGATGCCCCGTTATAATCGTACGTTACCTAATCTGCTTGGGATGGGGTTAGTTGGGCTGGTCATGATGGGTTATGTGGCTGGCGTCGACTTTTTTGTGAACAATGTGCTGCAAAAACACCAGCGAAACCGAATTAAGGTATTAGTTGATCCAACGATTGATCCACTCGGTGTGGGCTGGAACGTTACACAGGCAAAAATCGCCATTGGCTCCGGCCGACTTCAGGGTAAAGGCTTTCTGGAAGGAACACAGACTAAATTTGACTTCGTACCCGAGCAAAGTACCGATTTTATATTCTGCACGATTGGCGAAGAGCATGGCTTTCTGGGTAGTCTGGTTGTTGTAGCGTTGTTTGTTGCACTCCTATCCCGTATTGTGATTCTGGCCGAGAAGCAACGTACCAAATTTGCCCGAGTATATGGCTACTGTGTGGCCGGAATTATCTTCTTCCACGTGATGGTCAACATTGGGATGACCATTGGTCTAATGCCCGTTATTGGGATTCCGTTGCCATTTTTTAGTTACGGCGGCTCCTCGCTCTGGTCGTTTTCTATTCTGCTGTTCATCTTTCTTAAACTCGATTCCCGTCGGGCAGGCGCCATGTGGCGTTAA
- a CDS encoding penicillin-binding transpeptidase domain-containing protein has protein sequence MLENRKWVIIGLFCIVGLTYLARLFYLQVLDDTYSLGASKNSIKRVVEIPYRGQIYDRNNQLIVYNTPVYDLYVTPKQVRIPDTAAFCRMMAITPADFDSIMGLAKNYSAVKPSLFLRQLSKEDFARIQDALVDYRGFEPVISSMRTYPAHTMANALGYVSEISKKQLENQDIVYYRQGDYIGHNGLEEQYEEQLRGKRGVKFMMQNVRGVNKGSWKNGEFDTLAVAGQNLITGIDVEVQKYADSLMQNKVGSVLAIEPSSGEILVSVSAPTYDPNLLSSRFFSKNYRALIKNPYKPLINRPIMASYRPGSTFKLIQALIAQQQGSLFPNTVYGHSGSPMRCHCRGGNNLRGAIQNSCNPYFYYVFRKFLYFNGEHNTFKASAIGLKQWHDMAEKFGMGARLGIDLPSELKGNLPTPEYYDKAYRGQLRWKFSNVYSLSIGEGELLISPLKLANLAATIANRGWYITPHYIKGFGKPGAGLPAEYLEKHQTGIDYQYYLPVIDGMRRAVLAGTVTPLVNTTNIELCGKSGTSQNAKFGHKFDHSIFIGFAPMNNPKIAVAVFVENAGWGGKAAASVAALVAERYLKRKTEALKLDEQVKASNYLPPAQFLPGAKKPVAPKKDTTQKTPAAKPLMTVTKPQSVSTMAVSGN, from the coding sequence ATGTTAGAGAATCGGAAGTGGGTCATTATCGGCCTTTTTTGCATAGTCGGATTAACGTATCTGGCTCGGTTGTTTTATTTGCAGGTTTTAGACGATACCTACTCGCTAGGCGCATCGAAAAACTCCATTAAGCGGGTTGTCGAAATACCGTATAGAGGTCAGATTTATGACCGGAATAATCAATTAATCGTCTACAATACACCCGTTTACGATTTATATGTCACGCCCAAGCAGGTGCGAATTCCTGATACGGCTGCATTCTGTCGGATGATGGCCATTACCCCTGCCGATTTCGATAGTATCATGGGGTTGGCCAAGAACTATTCGGCCGTAAAACCGTCGCTGTTCTTACGGCAACTCTCTAAAGAAGATTTTGCCCGAATTCAGGATGCGTTGGTCGATTATCGGGGCTTTGAACCGGTGATTAGCTCCATGCGCACGTATCCGGCTCATACGATGGCGAATGCGCTCGGGTATGTGAGTGAAATCAGTAAAAAGCAACTCGAAAATCAGGACATCGTATACTATCGGCAAGGCGATTATATTGGACATAACGGTCTGGAGGAACAATACGAAGAGCAGTTGAGAGGCAAGCGGGGCGTTAAGTTTATGATGCAGAACGTTCGGGGGGTAAACAAAGGCTCCTGGAAAAATGGAGAGTTCGATACTTTGGCGGTAGCCGGGCAGAATTTAATTACGGGTATTGATGTAGAAGTTCAGAAATACGCTGATAGCTTAATGCAGAATAAAGTGGGTTCCGTTTTGGCAATCGAACCCTCATCAGGCGAAATTCTGGTCTCCGTTTCGGCTCCAACCTATGACCCGAATCTGCTATCGAGCCGATTCTTTTCGAAGAATTACCGCGCATTGATTAAGAATCCCTATAAACCGCTCATTAATCGGCCCATTATGGCCAGTTATCGACCCGGTTCGACGTTCAAATTGATTCAGGCTTTAATTGCGCAGCAACAAGGTTCTCTTTTTCCCAATACCGTTTATGGACACAGCGGATCGCCGATGCGATGCCACTGCCGTGGAGGGAACAACCTGCGTGGGGCGATTCAAAATTCCTGTAACCCTTATTTTTACTATGTATTTCGTAAGTTTCTCTATTTCAATGGGGAACACAATACATTTAAGGCATCGGCAATTGGGTTGAAGCAATGGCACGACATGGCCGAAAAGTTTGGGATGGGCGCTCGGCTCGGTATCGATTTGCCAAGTGAACTAAAAGGAAACCTGCCTACGCCGGAATATTACGATAAAGCCTACCGCGGTCAATTGCGCTGGAAGTTTTCCAACGTCTATTCATTAAGTATTGGAGAGGGCGAATTGCTGATTAGTCCACTGAAACTGGCTAACTTGGCCGCGACCATTGCCAACCGGGGCTGGTATATTACTCCTCACTATATCAAGGGCTTTGGAAAACCAGGAGCAGGTCTTCCGGCGGAATATCTTGAAAAGCACCAAACAGGCATCGACTATCAATATTACCTCCCCGTAATTGACGGAATGCGACGGGCTGTTCTTGCCGGAACGGTAACTCCTTTAGTAAATACAACCAATATTGAACTGTGTGGCAAGAGCGGCACCTCCCAGAACGCTAAGTTTGGCCACAAATTTGACCACTCCATTTTCATCGGTTTTGCCCCAATGAACAACCCTAAAATTGCGGTTGCCGTGTTTGTTGAAAACGCAGGTTGGGGAGGTAAAGCAGCCGCTTCTGTAGCCGCTCTGGTTGCCGAGCGGTATTTGAAACGCAAAACCGAAGCCCTGAAATTGGATGAACAGGTGAAAGCATCGAATTACCTGCCACCCGCGCAATTCCTTCCTGGAGCGAAGAAGCCTGTTGCTCCTAAAAAAGACACAACTCAGAAAACACCTGCTGCCAAACCACTGATGACGGTCACCAAACCTCAATCAGTTTCGACAATGGCTGTAAGCGGAAACTAA
- a CDS encoding SMP-30/gluconolactonase/LRE family protein, giving the protein MKSKPLLLVGWLGLVLSSASAQTTPFPTIGQIVKADPRLDKLVSADAKIEVLASGFDWTEGPIWVKNEAYLLFSDVPKNTIFKWTDKEGVTPFLKPSGYTGLGPYSDEPGSNGLTIDKQGRLIACEHGDRRVTAMSMTGAGGKRTLADNYNGKRFNSPNDVVAHSNGSYYFTDPPYGMPKKEKDPGRETDGWGVYRIAPERAGVPGVVSIVVGDLTRPNGIALSPDEKILFVAQSDPLRPVVMAYPIQPDGSVGKGRIVFGPEQMKKQNLEGGFDGMKVDRDGNLWVTGGGGVLVLAPTQGTGPYDFLGHLKIGGATANCAWGDDGSTLYITADMYLCRIRTFAKGW; this is encoded by the coding sequence ATGAAATCAAAACCGTTACTACTAGTAGGCTGGCTGGGCCTTGTTCTGAGCTCAGCCAGTGCCCAAACAACGCCATTTCCTACCATCGGTCAGATTGTGAAGGCTGATCCGCGATTAGACAAACTTGTATCCGCAGATGCCAAAATTGAGGTACTGGCGAGTGGCTTTGATTGGACCGAAGGCCCGATTTGGGTGAAAAATGAAGCTTATCTGCTCTTCTCGGATGTGCCGAAGAATACTATTTTCAAATGGACCGATAAAGAAGGCGTCACGCCGTTTTTGAAACCCTCCGGTTATACGGGCCTCGGCCCTTACAGCGATGAACCCGGTTCCAACGGTCTGACCATTGACAAACAAGGACGACTAATTGCCTGCGAACATGGCGATCGGCGTGTTACGGCTATGTCGATGACGGGTGCTGGCGGTAAACGAACGTTAGCGGATAACTACAATGGCAAGCGGTTCAACAGCCCTAATGATGTAGTTGCTCACTCGAACGGCAGCTATTACTTCACTGATCCACCATATGGAATGCCGAAGAAAGAAAAAGATCCGGGTCGGGAAACGGATGGATGGGGTGTTTATCGCATCGCACCCGAACGGGCTGGTGTACCAGGGGTAGTTTCTATTGTTGTCGGTGATCTGACACGCCCTAATGGAATCGCGCTATCGCCCGATGAGAAAATACTGTTTGTGGCTCAGTCAGACCCATTACGTCCGGTTGTAATGGCCTATCCAATCCAACCCGATGGTTCCGTAGGCAAAGGACGTATTGTGTTTGGCCCGGAGCAGATGAAAAAGCAAAACCTTGAAGGTGGTTTCGATGGTATGAAAGTCGATCGTGACGGAAACCTTTGGGTAACAGGTGGGGGAGGTGTTCTGGTTCTGGCTCCAACACAGGGAACAGGCCCCTATGATTTTCTGGGACACCTCAAAATTGGCGGTGCTACGGCCAACTGCGCCTGGGGTGACGACGGATCTACACTTTATATCACCGCCGATATGTATCTCTGCCGGATTCGAACGTTTGCTAAGGGATGGTGA
- a CDS encoding Gfo/Idh/MocA family protein, producing the protein MIKNNKGASSSANEENNSRRTFLKTLGIAGTAAAAAPAALAETPIAAPQYLNLVRSHSSTSANDKVRIALIGTGGMGIGDMQTALMVDGVEMVAACDLYDGRLRRAKELWGDQLPVTKDYRQILERKDVDAVINATTDHWHEKISSDAMRKGKHVYCEKPMVQKVEDGHTLIKVSKETGKVFQVGSQFASSLLIAKARELMKAGDIGELVFAEAIYDRHSAMGAWQYSVPPDASPQTVDWDTYLGSAPKRPWDPLRFFRWRNYQDYGTGIAGDLYVHLLTSLHCITGSKGPNRVYSTGGTRYWKDGRDVPDIQLSIYDYGKTAEHPEFNLTTRSNFVDGGGGNYLVRIVGTEGDLSLGFDSLTVHRNKFPKAPGMSIDNFPKDQKELYIAEYNKLYPQVPELVGPKEFKYSFPKEYKGDRYEHFANFFNSVRTGAPNIEDATFGLRACGPTQCGNISYFQKKVMNWDPINMKILNA; encoded by the coding sequence ATGATAAAGAATAACAAAGGGGCCTCTTCCTCGGCTAATGAAGAAAACAACTCTCGACGGACGTTTCTGAAAACCCTTGGTATTGCCGGTACAGCTGCTGCCGCTGCGCCCGCTGCACTTGCCGAAACCCCAATTGCCGCTCCCCAGTATTTAAATCTGGTTCGTAGTCACTCCAGCACATCAGCCAACGACAAAGTGCGGATTGCGCTCATTGGTACGGGAGGCATGGGCATTGGCGATATGCAAACTGCGCTCATGGTCGATGGTGTTGAGATGGTTGCTGCTTGTGATTTGTACGACGGTCGACTACGTCGGGCCAAGGAGCTTTGGGGCGACCAACTGCCTGTAACGAAGGACTACCGCCAGATTCTGGAACGCAAAGATGTTGATGCCGTAATTAATGCGACAACGGACCACTGGCACGAAAAAATTTCCTCGGATGCGATGCGCAAAGGCAAGCACGTGTATTGCGAAAAACCGATGGTCCAGAAAGTTGAGGACGGCCACACGCTGATAAAAGTATCCAAAGAAACCGGTAAGGTTTTTCAGGTAGGTAGCCAGTTTGCCAGCTCATTGCTGATTGCCAAGGCTCGTGAACTGATGAAAGCCGGAGACATTGGCGAACTCGTATTTGCCGAAGCCATCTACGATCGCCACAGTGCGATGGGTGCCTGGCAATATTCGGTTCCACCCGATGCATCGCCCCAAACCGTTGACTGGGATACGTATCTGGGCAGTGCCCCCAAGCGTCCCTGGGACCCGCTCCGTTTTTTCCGGTGGCGGAATTATCAGGACTACGGCACTGGCATTGCGGGTGACCTGTACGTTCACTTACTAACCTCATTACACTGCATTACAGGCTCTAAAGGTCCAAACCGGGTGTATTCAACGGGAGGAACACGCTACTGGAAAGATGGTCGTGATGTACCCGACATTCAGTTAAGTATTTATGATTATGGCAAAACAGCCGAACATCCCGAGTTTAACTTAACTACGCGCTCCAATTTCGTTGATGGTGGTGGTGGTAATTATCTGGTTCGGATTGTGGGTACCGAAGGGGATCTATCACTCGGCTTCGATTCACTGACCGTGCATCGGAACAAGTTCCCGAAGGCGCCCGGCATGTCGATCGACAATTTCCCGAAAGACCAGAAAGAGTTGTACATCGCCGAATACAACAAGCTATACCCACAAGTGCCAGAATTGGTTGGTCCAAAGGAGTTTAAATACAGTTTCCCGAAAGAATATAAAGGCGACCGTTACGAACACTTTGCCAATTTCTTCAACTCGGTCCGTACGGGTGCGCCAAA